The following is a genomic window from Nicotiana tabacum cultivar K326 chromosome 3, ASM71507v2, whole genome shotgun sequence.
TGCGGCCACATAATCAGAAGTGCAGCCGCACTCATtttcatgcggaccgcagaatCCCTGAAGTTCCAAGCCTAAATTCCCAAGAATCCGGACCACAcgattattgtgcggccgcagaagcccattgtgcagaccgcaccagaaatatgcgaccgcacaaccttcgtaggggcatttttgtcagatatttttagcttagCATGAATAGTACATTTTGTctttttaggttaagtttagtTCGCAGAGGTGCACCTGAGCAATTTTCTTTACTTCAttgagtaattttgtactagagtaacttctaaacattagattttctttatctaatcaattattatgcattctatcttaatttcttcttgtatttctttatttttataagtagctaaatctttagctagggttgtggttcaaccctagtgtgggtgcttaatgggtatttaattttagggcttgtttgtgatttGGTTAgtgttatttagccttgtttaggattgaattctagaattaatggtttcaaacattgattcatgcctatttgacctagtctttacttgagaaagagagactaagtttagaaaaacttggctaacatggaattggggtgaactcaagaaattgatagcccaattaaagagtcaaatctagagatagtaagacccgacttgagcataaatcacttgatttgtgcaatacccatttggacttgagaaagccaacttgggcaaaatcactcaaactaccgagagttATAGAGTGAGAAATTGTGTGTAATTGCTATATTATGATCCCGATTAATCAAACTTGACTTATAGTTTACCTAGTTaagtaaccacctaggtggaagacatatcctttatcatttgaaaaacaacgaAAACCAAAAACATTGTCTTCTAGTTTATTACTTGCAATAAATAGCTaaagtagaaatagaaacaaccaacaagaatgtggaagtgaAAATTGAGGCAAGTTACACAATTACACTAGGTGTATACCTAATCCCATTTCTAACTCCCTGAAGATTCGACCCCAACACGTGTTGGAATTTATTATTGCTTTGATTGCATCACTACCTGtacttgtggtgtgagtttgcacgagatcaatttttggcgccattgccggggagttaaacagatttagctatatatctaggtttttgtgtAATTTGTCTTCTTTCCCTTTCAGAGTTACTAATTTGGTGTTTGAATTGATTTTAGGTACGgaaatggctctcaacaatgagCCCATCGGAAATGTGCCATTGGGGGAGGAAGTGGACGATGATGCCatggatgaggttcctcttgaaccttaAGCTAATAGATGAGGCCGCCCACCTCACAATAATATGCCCGTCCCTTCCCCACATCCACCAAGACTGGCATCCCACCGACAAATGCCAAAAAtagttatgcaagtgctatagtcctgccccgcattagggcgggcaacttccaaatcactAATGTGATGCCTACACTACTTGAGCAATGGGGTTTCTTCATCAGGACTCcgaatcaaaatgcctacaagcatctcaaggggtttgtcgatacttgttgggggagcaagcaaacaatgTCTCTGAGGATGCGctgaggttgaggctatttcccttttctGTACGGGGAAAGGCATTGGACTGGTTATAGAGATTGcccaaccattccatccataATTGGGATGAGTTGGAAGAGTAGTTCAtttccaaattcttctctccgggaCATATGGCGACGCTTCGGGATGTGATTCTTGCTTTCAAGCAAGACCAaatgagccattgcacgagatttgggaaagatatcataccatggttaaagagtgcccgaacaatgatatgactgaagtCATGATCCAACAGATCTTCTGCAGGGCGATCAACACAACTAATCAATGTGTGGTTAACCAACTTGCCGGGGGAAAATTCATGAACACGccatatgccgaagcttgtgaattcttgatgagatggcggatacgtcttcagcttggcaaagtagagccaatgttccgCAAGGTGACCCTAATGTTATTCACTTAAATAAGGAGCTAAATGGTCATGGGCAAGCTATTTCCGAGTTGACAACTACCATTAACCAATTGGCCAAACCTcagcttcaacaagttcaagggccgAAACAAGTGCACGCAATGGAAGGTGtaaatatgatggtgaacaaaagaCGACAGCAAGGTCAACAAATGAAAAATCGTCTGGAACAATTTATGAAAGATAATAGTGGTTATGATCAAGGTGATTCGTTCaatgagcaagaagaagaagttcaatatttcaacaatttTCAAGGTCAAAGAAACAATGCTCAAGGATAAAATCAACAAGAATGGAGGTCATAAGggaaccaaggtaattggaacaaccAAAAACACCAAGGCAACTGGAGTGGTGGAAATcctaatcaaggaaattggaataatCAAGAAAATCAAGGCAATTAGAGTaagcaaggcaattggggtggcaacaatcaaagcaattcgGGAGGAAATAActaaggagggtggaacaacaacaacaactaggggtcgggttttcaaaggcccccaatgttcCACAACCAAGCAATCCACCTCCCTATCCTTCTCAAGGCCCGAGCTCTTCTTCCAATgagatgggtagaattgaaaatATGTGTAAAcagatgatggagaagaatgccgactccgatgctcaattagcctcGCACAACACTTCTATTCagaatttggaggttcaattaggccaaatctcacaagctttgaacactcatcctaagggggcactacctagtgatacggtggtaaacccgaagggtgggaataatatgGGACATGCTTTGTCATGACTACTAGAAGTGAAAaaggtggagatgcaaccaccGCAAATCAAAGAAGGattgtggatgaagatgttgcAGTTCAAGAGGATGAAATCCAAAGAAATGTGGTTCAAactaatgaagaagtgagaattgatatagATGAAAGTGTGGAGGAGATGCAAGTAGAGGTGAACCTGTCTAGGGAATAcatgattgacataccggaactggTAGTGCCCAAGgttaaggcaccaatgccaaggtctcctcctccataccctcaaaggcttgtaAACAGAATagtgaaaaccaattcaaaaagtttattgatatgatgaagagtttgtcaATTAATGTGTCGTTGGTTGAGGAATTGGAACAAATGTCGGTATATCaaaattcatgaaggatttggtaaccTAGAAAACatcaatgaattgtgagaccatcaagatgacttatcaagtgagtgctattgtacACTCAATGACTCCAAAGTAGGAAGATCCAGGCaatttcacaatcccttgcactattgggagcgcCAATTTTGCTAAAGCATTATGTGATCTCGGGGCAAacatcaacttgatgccctacttgGTGTTCAAagctttgggaattgggcaaccaaaaCCCACATCCATGAGGTAAATGGAAGATCGAACAATGAAGAGGCCTTTAGATATTCTTGATGATGTATTGATTCGAGTTGACAAGTTCATCCTCCCAGCGGACTTTGTTATCCTCGATTGTGAAGTGAATTATAAGGTGCCTATCATTTTGGGTAGacatttccttgctacggggaaggctcttatTGATGTGGAAGCTGGTGAGCTCACTTTTCGGGTGGGTGACGAAAAGGTGGTCTTCCATgtatgcaaatcaatgaggcatcTGAATAGTAATGAAGTTTGTTCATTCATGGATTTGGTGACGAAcgtgattgttgatgatgctagtgccacaATGAACATTGAAGACAAATTCGAAGCTTTTTTTCTcaatattgatgatgatgagcagAGTGATAGCTATGTTGAGTGTATAAATGCATTGCAAGGCATGGGGTCGTATACTTATGAACCCCGAAAGCTATCTTTGGACCTTGAAAACtagaagactcctccaacaaatcCCTCAATCGAGGTCCTTCTACCTAGGAGTTAAAGTCATTGCCCCCGCAtttcaggtatgaattccttagcctttcttctactttaccagttatccTTCTTCTTCCTTATCTAACACGTAGGTAGAGTCCACATTGGAGGTGCTACAAAGGAGGAAAAGGGAAATTAGATGGACTTTGGTGGATATCCGGGGCACAAGCCCCGCTTTTTGCATGCagaagattattttggaggagggtgccaaaccctccattgaacatcaaaggaggctaaatgaagcaatgcaagaggtggtgaagaaggagataatCAAGAGGTTAATGCTGGGGTTGTGTACCCATTTCCGATAGCTCCTGGACCTCTCCAGTGCAATGtatcccaaagaaagggggcatgactgtgataacaaatgacaagaatgaattgatccCAACAAGAATCGTCACCGGGTATAGTGTGTGCATATactataggaagctcaacaaagttacttgaaaatatcatttcccgcttccatttcttgaccaaatgcttgataggttggccggacgGATACTCCGCCTataaccaaatccttattgctccTGAGGACCAAGATAAGACCACtttcacatgtccctatggtacttttgcattctcgtggatgccttttgggttgtataATGCACCAGTGacttttcaatggtgtatgatggctattttcaccgacatggtggaggacattcTTAAGGTCTTTATGAATGATTTTTCTGTGGTTAGGAATTCGTTTGAAGATTGTTTGAAAAATTTGGATAGGGTATTGGCTAGATGTGAGGAGATAAATTTGGTTTTGAATATAAAGAAGtatcacttcatggtcgaggaaggcattgtcctcggccacaaaatttcaaagcatggtattgggGTCGACAAGGCGAAGATTGAGGTGATCTCTaaactccctccccctacatctgtgaagggagtgaggagcttcttgggtcatgcgggtttctatcgccgattcatcaatgacttttccaaggtggtgaacccattgtgcaaaattttggagaaggatgccaagttccattttaatgaagattgtatgaaggcattcgagttgcttaagttcaagttgactactactcctattatcactgcatcagattggagcttgccttttgagctcatgtgtgatgctagtgatgttgcggttggagcggtgttggggcaaagaatcaacaaaatcttccatccggtctactatgctagcaagcccatgaatgatgcccaagtcaactacacagtgaccgaaaaGGAGCTATTTGCTATTGTTTTTGCCATAGAGAAGTTCCGGCCGCATTTTATGGGTAataaggtgattgttcacaccgaccatgtGGCTCTTCGGTATTTGATAagcaagaaagattctaaggcaaggttgatgcggtgggtgctactattgcaagagtttgatctagagattcaagaccacAAGGGTAGTGAGAATCGAGGACCACTTGTCATGTTTGGAGGAGGAGGTAAGGACACATGCCccccttgagatcaatgattcatttcccgacgagcaactcctagccatttcaatgaccgaGATGCCATGTTTTGCCGATTTAACCAATTATCTTGTGAGAGGCATTGTatcgaatgagttctcttcaaaacaaaggaagaagctcaaacatgATTGCTTGGATTATTACTGGGATGAGCCGTCTCTTTTCTAAAtatgtaccgatggtgtgatccGGCGATGTGTGccggaagaagaacaaatgagaaTTTTTTAGGCTTGCCACTCTTCGTcgtatggtggtcatcatggtggagttAGAACGGCTACAAAAGTTTTGacttgtggattctattggcctaccctcTACAAGGACGCTAGTGAGCTTGTTAAGCATTGTGATGAATAACgaagggccggtgggatttctaagaagaatgagatgccccttaccaccattttagagattgatatctttgattttttggggtattgattttatgggatagttcgtgagctcttgtgggaacacttacattttggtagctatggactatgtgtccaaattggttgaagccgtggctttacacaacaacgaagctcgaagtgtggtggaattcttgaaaaagaacatcttcacaaggtttggtacttcgagggccattattagtgatgggggtttgcatttttgcaACCATGCTTTTGATAACTTACTCACCAactatggtgtcactcataaagtctcAACCCCCTACCACCATCAAGCAAGCGGATAGGTTGAaatctccaaccgggagatcaaaagtattttgtcaaagactgtgaatgccaactgaacggattggtcaagaaaacttgatgatgctctttgggcttataggacggcctACAAAATgccgattgggatgtctccatgTCGATTGGTGTTTAGGAATGCTTGTCATCTTCCAGTAGAGCTTGAGCGtaaggctatgtgggcattgaagaagcttaatcttgaatgggatgtcgctgCAAACCTAAGAGTGGCAcatttgaatgagcttgatgaatttcggTATCATGCCTACACAAGTTCGTCTCTTTACAAGGAGAAGAtaaagtacctccatgacaagtatatCCATAACAAGGAGTTTAAAGAGGGTGATCTTGTGCTTTTGTTCAATTCCTGGTTAAGGATGTTTCCAGGCAAGttaaagtcaaaatggagtggcccctttgaagtggtgaatgtaatcccctttggtgctctagatttgaaaaataagaacaatgaggtgtttagagtcaatgggaacCGGGTTAAgcattatcttggcaaggttgatgatggccacatggTGGTGGttcttcatttcaagtgattggtaATTTGCGTCGGGCCATGACGtcaaatcaggtgcttcttgggaggcaacccatgtgtccttttctttttcttggtttTCTTATTTAGATTAGATAGGCTTGGTTTTGTGCTAACCAGTTTTAAACTGTATGCAGGAATGGGTGTGCATGGTAGGGACTGTGCAAGAAAAGTGTTAAAATGCTTGGTCTCTGAAGTTGGCTTGTCAAAAATGCTTAAGGAATTGCAACCGCACACATTTTTGTGCTGTTCGCACTAACGTTGCGGCCACACTCATTTTTGTGTGGTCTGCAACAAAACTTCTCAAGGGAAGGTAAGGAGTGCGGACTGCATCAAAATTATGCAGCCGCATTTAGTTACAAATCTGGGCCCCACGGGTAAATGTATAAATAGGGCTTCTCTCATATTTTTACACTTTTTGATCTTCTAAGACCTGAAGCTAAGCTTGCACAGTAAATTTGCCTATTGCTCTCAAATTTTCCCTCATTTCATCACCTGCATTTTCATTACTGGTATGTTAATTCCATTTATATGTTCTTCatcttttgttttgttctttgatTTAGGGTTACTTCCATGCCTAAAAATGTCAATATTTAGTTATTTTGCTTAGAATTACATGGGTAGCATCTTGAATGTTAATTGGGGTTTGGGTAAGTAACTAATGATGTTTGATTGCCAAAACCATGTCAATTTGAGAACAAAATTGCATAAATCCTAAAATAGTGCTCGTGAAatttgaattgtgcggccgcactcacttttgtgtgaTTTGAACTGGAGGCTATACGGACGCACACACTTTTTAAAGGTCCACATCCCTCTGAGTTATGGAAATTGTGTTcttgaattgtgcggccgcactcaaaattgtgcggtccggaGTGGACTCGTGCGACTACACTCATTTTTATGCCATCCGCACTGATGAAACATCAGATACCCGAGTAGTTTGAACCTGGGGCTGTATGGCCGCAGCCAAAATTCTACGGTCTGAACTAttggttgtgcggccgcactcaattttgtacggtccgcactgggcagtctgcggccgcactcactttcgTTCACACCGCACTGCCCATTCTGAGAATGTTTTGCTGCAACTTTCAATAATGTTTATGTATACATTATGATCTTCAGTTGAAACTGATTTCTAGTCCTTATGTGTTGTAGATAATGGTTCGCTCACGTGGAAAAGGAGATATGTCAAAAGGGACAgcagaaccctcccgaggccgggGTTGAGGTAAAAGCAGCCTACCTCTAGCACTTCAAAGGGTTATAAGCAAGAAAGTAACAACTAATAGAGCTCCTGATACCTAAAAGACCAGTGAGTATGTCCCATCTGGGGATGCTTCTGAGGTTAATTTTGTGCAAGCACAACTGGTAGCCCAATCATAATAAATCCCAGGGAGATTCCATTTGGCGGATGAGTGCTCATCAATTGCCAGTTCTTTGGAAGGTTCGGAAGAGGGCATCCAAGACTCTGAGCCCTCTTCCTCACATGCTCCCCCCTGCTCCATTAAATTTAGATgttgatgacgatgatgatgttCCAGATAATGGGAGAGGGGGCGATACTATAGTGGTAGGATTCAGATTTGTTAGTGCAAATGCCTTCGCAAAGTTTAGGGAATAATAGCCACagaggtcgctcactcttgagcgacaattttTTATGAAAGATTTGAAAAAGCACAACCCCAATATCCTTAGGCAATTCCAGGAGCGGAAAGGTTGGAAATGTTTCACCAACAACGTTCTAGATGCAAATGAGtacctggtcaaggaattcttCACAAATGTTGCTCACATCAAATAGGGAACGAAGGTGACCAAAGTGCGGAATCTGAAGATCCGCTTTGACTCCTATGTATTGAACAAATATGTGGGGTTTGAAGAAGTGGAAGAAGTGCAATACTTAAAAAAGCTAGCCATGGGTGATGTAGCTCGTCGGTGGTTAGCTGAGATTTTGGCAATCCCAGGGTCAACACCTCTATGGCTCATAGTAGGGGTTCTAATTGTCCGAGCTACCCTAAACTTTGAAACAAAAAGGGTGGAAAACGTTCGTGTGTAGCTGCATTGACCCATGCCTCAATGAAAACATGCTCCCACTTCCCCGTACAGTTTTGGTGGCCTCGATTATGGCTGGGTATTCGATAAATGTTGGTGCCATCATGTCTACCAACATCACTTTAGTTGTCTAGAAGGGCGAAAGATCCTATCCGTACTCGAACTTCCTCATTGAATACTTCAAGGATCAAGGGGTGGAGTCAAAACATTATGATACAGAAGTGAAGGCCAAGAAGTTTTTCTCCTGGTACCACCTTCAGGGAGTTGACAACCCGAAATTCAAGGGAAAAGCTACTACCTCCACTAGCTAGTTTGAGGAGCCAGCTGTAGTGGTTACTTATTTAGCTACCGAACCTTCCATAGCAGCTGGTACTTCCACTGGGAAAGCAGCCATGCCACCATCTTCATCTGCCGGACCACCTGCTTCTGCTAGACTACCATTGCCAGTGTCAGCTTCATTTACATATCCTTAGACTACGCTGAGAGTCTCCAGACATttgcgagtctcaacaactggatacagGCAACTACTACAAAGCTGATTGATATATCCAATGATGTTACAGCATATTCCTCAGCCCCAGTAGATCCACAGGtacctccgtcagtggaggaaacattgaagagATTCTAGAAAACCAGAAGACCATCACAGATATTCTAGTGGCTCATGGGAAGGTCATTGAGGACTTGAGCAAGCAGgtcaaaaagatgaagaaatctcaGGAGGTCAGGGGACGATTTGAGAAAGGACGTCGCCAAGATTGCATCCGCCGGAGATCTGCCATTGGACCTTCTTATGGAGCCTTCAGTCCTAGCAGCACAACCAGTAATAGAGGCAGCACCCAGCTAGTCTTAGGAGCCGGTTGCCACTTCCCACACTGCTAAGGAGATGATCCAGATGCTCAGCAACCTAGTTGTTCCTCAGCTTGGAGATGATGAGATACAGTTAGAGACAAAGGGTGTTGAGGATCCCATGtagactgagaccacatagggagttctcttaactctctacccttTTCCTACTCTTATTTTCGTTAAGTTTTAAGGACAATGGTTATTTTCATTTGGGGGGGGTGGCCTATTTTGATTATTTGACTTTGACATTTGACATTTGACATTTGGGCTATAATAACTCTGATACTATTTTCCTTtcatctttattttccttttggtatgtatatattctctccaTTTGATATAGATATTCATttcccttatgtatatattcactTGATTTCattttgtatattcatttatctcGCTTTCCGTATTTATTTCATAGTGTCTGTAGTTTGCTTTTCCTTAGTagtataaatttttatttattttagtagTAATTTGCTAGCTTCTTTTTACGTTTTGAGTGATCAACaagcctttagttttcttaatgccacggttttttccaaatgtggattatgtgtgaaccgggtggctcttcccaatgatggatggcgtgacaa
Proteins encoded in this region:
- the LOC142176071 gene encoding uncharacterized protein LOC142176071 codes for the protein MEDRTMKRPLDILDDVLIRVDKFILPADFVILDCEVNYKVPIILGRHFLATGKALIDVEAGELTFRVGDEKVVFHVCKSMRHLNSNEVCSFMDLVTNVIVDDASATMNIEDKFEAFFLNIDDDEQSDSYVECINALQGMGSYTYEPRKLSLDLEN